The Williamsoniiplasma somnilux genome includes a window with the following:
- a CDS encoding ATP-binding cassette domain-containing protein, whose translation MLNNWSRILFFNKKKSCVRYFVKELEIKDKEVIGIYGQNGSGKSTFIDLITGAKAFQKGQIEINANEPLFSVVFQDSFFDEKTVINQLIFLNKANSFACDINKVLNDYELENVAMLKFKELSFGQKQRLRFAVALIKPFSILILDEVLTGIDKRFKTIIKKILKKLSI comes from the coding sequence TTACTCAATAACTGGTCCAGAATACTCTTTTTTAACAAGAAAAAAAGTTGTGTTCGATATTTTGTAAAGGAACTAGAAATTAAAGATAAAGAAGTAATTGGTATTTATGGTCAAAACGGAAGTGGCAAATCAACTTTTATTGATTTAATAACTGGAGCTAAAGCATTTCAAAAAGGGCAAATAGAAATTAATGCTAATGAACCACTTTTTTCTGTTGTTTTTCAAGATTCTTTTTTTGATGAAAAAACTGTCATCAATCAGTTAATATTTTTAAATAAAGCCAATAGTTTTGCTTGTGATATCAACAAGGTACTTAATGATTACGAGTTAGAAAATGTGGCTATGTTAAAATTCAAAGAATTAAGTTTTGGTCAAAAACAAAGATTAAGATTTGCAGTCGCCTTGATTAAACCTTTTTCCATTTTAATTTTAGATGAAGTTTTGACAGGAATAGATAAACGTTTTAAAACAATTATCAAAAAAATATTGAAGAAATTATCAATCTAG